The genomic region AGTATGTACAAAGCTAAAATATCTGAAGTATATAGCGAGATTCACAAGAAAATGCAAGCTTATAAGTAAAAATCTTCAGTTGTTCGAGAAAGATCGCTTTCTGTTATCTGTCATAAGTCCATACTCAAGGGTCTAACTTCAACAACTCCTTTTCAATCATGTACTAGTCCAATCTAATTTTGGAATCACACCATTGGTCATACACTATGCTATGGTTTTATCTGTATCTACATGACACAACAAAAAAAGGGCAAGTAACACACCTCCACTCAAATTGAAGCCCAAGGGCAGCTCCAGTGGCATAATATACACCGAAATTGAAAAGGAAACCCCGTACCTGCAATAGTTATTTTGTTAATCTCTTGTGACGTCCCCACTGCTGGAGAAACAAATGAAAAGATAATATTCATTTCACATATTTATACAAGAGATCACGGTAGCTATTTCCACAACACCATAAAAGCAACCACAGAGATCCTAACCCTTTTAAAACTCTTTACTTTTCAGGCTCCTTGCTAGTAAGTTGTTTAATTCAGACACATTAATTTTCAGACAGTCATATTAGTTAAAGCTATACTAATTCAGCAGGAAAGGGTGTTACACTATAGTAGCATTAGATGCTTCAGCCATATAATAATGTCAAACTACTGTTTTGAGCATAATTTTCATACTTGGAAAATTGTTTTGTTTCACTTGGCTTCTAAAATAAATTACTCCCTTCTCTGTCACTCGCCACGGGCCTGCTACCCTCCCCTCTTTTtccacaaattaaaaataaaaacttaatattAGCTTTAATCTTTATTTGGAGGTTTTAAGGATAGCCAATGAATTTCAAATTCCACATAATACAATATCAAACGATTGAATTCTGAGTTGTACTAACTTTAGAATGGAGCCAAAACATCCAAAAGGAGCACATCATTGTATTGTTAGAATTAGAGAAGGTGTGAAAATTAGCAATACCGAGGCAATTAtaagaaaagctgcaacaggaAAGCTTTTCATTCTAAGCGGAGGAACAGAATATATGGTGCCAAGGAAAAGACCAAGACAGTAGAGAGAAGTAATGAATGGCCCAGAGGTCAGTCCAACGATCAACAAGCCAGTCACCGCAAAAAATACCACCAAGAGCCATGCTGATTTAACTGAAAGATCCCCAGCAGCGATAGGTAAATAAGGTTTGTTTACCCTGAAACACAATGTAAAACAGGCAGAATCAGTTCAAAGAAACTGACATGAAATAACTTTGATGAATATGTCACACAGCAGGAGAACAGAATAGTTGACAGTTTAGCAAAAGGTCAAGATCATCTGGCTCTTCAAAGAGTAAACAACACTTTCTTAACAAGAGTCTCTAAGTCCGATGATTATATGCATCCACTTTAAATCTATGACGATTCAAGGCATCAATAACATTCTGATAAGGGCCAACTTGTGCAGgatcttcaaaaaaaataataatgaccATTAACCCTTTTGTCGTTGTTTGGAACTAATATTTCAAGTTAAGGTTGTATAAATGTGTGCGGCGTACTTGTCAATTTTGATATCGTAAATCTGATTGATGCCAACTATATAACTATTCCCACATAGTAGAGCAAAAAGACCAGAGAATGCCTTAAACAGCAGAGACCACTTTATCAGATTGGAGTTCTCAATCAATGCTCTTGCCACCAAAGCACTGTGGACAAAACGAAAATCAAACTTGGTCAACTACAGCAGCACTGAGTTGGAACTTAAACTAGTTTACTAGCCAGTGTTATCCGTGGTAATTTACTTACGTAGACCCCAGAACTGTCCCATGTACGGTATGAGGCCTCATGAATCTCCAACAAGCATCTttaaaatctgaaactttgGTCAATACTGGATCAGATTCAGCAGCTCCAACTTGACTGCAGGCCTGGCCAGCATTCACTTTCACTTTAATGCCACGCTTGAGTCTCATAAACTGATAGACTATAGTCTATAGTGTAAAAAATTTGGATGCAACGATGCATATGGAACCAAACCAATTACCAAAAACATTCCAAATGAACAATCACcaaatttccttttcttctaCTTGCATTTTCTAGAGTAAGAAAAATAGGTTCATCAACTATCCCAAACTTCTGACCAGTTTTTGCTGCTTTGACATGTTCAATATTAAGACTTTTTTCTCTTTGACAATGCGATACTCTATTCAAACCACTAACCCACATCCGTGTTCAACATGGATTAACAAACAAGTCAAAACTTCCAGTTCTGCTAACACCCACAGCTACATTTACACGGATTAAACTTCCAAatatataactatatatatatatatatatctctctctctctctcactaactggagtaaaactaaataaacccatctgaaaaaaaaaaaacaatcaaatctttgttgtgaattttgagtttggaATTGTTTAACAGCTGCCAAGAGAAACAGCCCAATTGGAGCAATTAAAACTTAAGAGTGGAGAAATGCAGCATACCCAGATGGAATTTCGCCTCTTCTGGCAGCTAAGCAAGGATTTGGAGCTGCTTCTGGACACCCCAATTGAGTACAACTTTGTCCTGCAGCTTGAGAGAAAAGCAACCGATTTTGTAGTGGTGGACCGAACAGAAATTGGAGGCAAAGAGGATGAGGTGCTGCGGTGAGGTGTTATAGCTGGGAACCGCAGAGAAGAAAGCTCCATGtctggggagagagagagagagagagagagaggagggagagagcAGGATCGGATCTCCCCAACGTGgccttttgttttcaatgattTTACTTTACTGTtaattgtgataaaaaaaaaaaaaaaaagaagaagttttCCGCTGCCGGGGTTCGAACCCGGAATCATAATCTTTGATTTAACCATTGCTACAGCGGACGCTTTGTGAAAACTTGAGTATTAAATGCATACAAATATGCACAAATGCTCAACCTGCAAATCCCCTAACACCCCtacacaaaaaaagaaagactcCTCATCAATTGCAAGTGACATATAAGGGGCTGATGAATGCCTATTTAACTGAAAAATTATAGAGAAAATAGAAGAGGACTTGAAAATTTAGATACACGAAAAATAACAAATGAATGACATCTCGTTTAAGAGCAAATGGAGATGCATGGTATTGAACCCCATACCTCTGCTGCATGCAAAGAGAGCTACATCCCCAAAttggcatttttttttccaatggtTTTATTTAACTATTGCTTGTGGTTCGAACCAGGAATCAAAATCTATGGTTtaaccattgctacaatggTTACTTTGTGACAACTTCAGGATTTAATTGTATATAAATGTTGACAAATGCTTCACCTGTAAATGCCCCGGGACATatacaacaaaaatgaaaatctccCCCCTCAATTGCAAGTGACATATAAGGGGTTGTTGTGGGCATATTTAACTAAAAAATTATAGAGAAAGCAGGAGAGGACGTTGATAAttcatatatttcatacatCTATACCATCTATTTGTAGTCcttttgtgatgtttttgagtGAAACTTGTGCAATTACGTGtactttaggatcaatttgaaggcaaaagaagtgaaaacataTCATTTTTGGAGCTGACCCTTAGTCAAATGTGGAAAGAAGTTTGGTAGCCTATTTGAAGTCCAAATAAAGGTTGGTTGCCTGTTTTAAAGCCTAAATAAAGATGTTAACTGTTTTGAAGTTCAAATAAAGAATTCAAGATGAATCAGGCTTGTTAGAGCATTTCCAAATGCGATGTCAAATATAGTATGTTAAAAATTTATGAGAGCGTTAACGAAAAGGGCTTGggctaatttttatttaatgaagaACCACCCTAaactattatttaataaaaagggCTTAAGTTTTAATCATAAGGACATAAAACTTATCTTTCAGGCCctataaaaactaaaacacacgGGCTCAACAAAAAGCCTAAACCAGATAACAATTAATATTCCAAAATTGCCCCTAACGTTGCCTAACCCAGGGTCGTTAGCCAAACTAAAAGTTACAATCCCAAAATCACTCCTCCCTCCAACACCATTACTATCGGCATACCTACCCCTTCAAACCGCACCAAAAATTCGAAACCTCCATTGCTTGAAACCTCAAGTTGTCAAACCAATTTCAACTTCAATTCAAGTTTTCAAACAATAATCTACACATCAAATCCGGAATTCCTCAACCCAAAAACTGCATTTGAAGACGGaaagaaaaactgaaaaaagtCGAGATATATATTTGCAGAGTGCAAATTGGA from Pyrus communis chromosome 9, drPyrComm1.1, whole genome shotgun sequence harbors:
- the LOC137746082 gene encoding homogentisate solanesyltransferase, chloroplastic-like produces the protein MELSSLRFPAITPHRSTSSSLPPISVRSTTTKSVAFLSSCRTKLYSIGVSRSSSKSLLSCQKRRNSIWACSQVGAAESDPVLTKVSDFKDACWRFMRPHTVHGTVLGSTALVARALIENSNLIKWSLLFKAFSGLFALLCGNSYIVGINQIYDIKIDKVNKPYLPIAAGDLSVKSAWLLVVFFAVTGLLIVGLTSGPFITSLYCLGLFLGTIYSVPPLRMKSFPVAAFLIIASVRGFLFNFGVYYATGAALGLQFEWSSAVAFITTFVTLFALVVAITKDLPDVEGDRKFEISTFATILGVKNIAFLGSGLLLLNYVGSVFAASLMPEAFRRSLMIPMHAILALSLVFQAWVLEKANYTKEAIANYYGFIWNLFYAEYILFPFI